A section of the Bacillus pumilus genome encodes:
- a CDS encoding pyridoxamine 5'-phosphate oxidase family protein produces the protein MSQEELKQKVLSLLDEQKVGTLATVEQDKPHTRYMTFFHEGLTLYTPTSKETHKADEIEKNPNVHILIGYSGEGFGDTYAEIAGTATLTDDPELIDRLWSEEMEKWFKGKDDPNLVILKIDPTSIRYMNEGSRTPAELSL, from the coding sequence ATGTCACAAGAAGAATTAAAACAAAAGGTATTAAGCCTATTAGATGAACAAAAGGTCGGAACACTCGCGACCGTTGAACAGGATAAGCCGCATACCCGCTACATGACTTTTTTCCATGAGGGACTGACATTATATACACCAACAAGTAAAGAAACACATAAAGCAGACGAAATTGAAAAAAACCCGAATGTGCATATTCTCATTGGGTATTCAGGTGAAGGATTCGGTGACACATATGCAGAAATCGCAGGTACCGCTACATTAACCGACGATCCAGAACTGATCGACCGCCTTTGGTCTGAGGAAATGGAGAAATGGTTTAAAGGAAAAGATGATCCGAACCTAGTGATTCTGAAGATTGATCCGACCTCCATTCGTTACATGAATGAAGGAAGCCGTACGCCAGCAGAATTATCACTTTAA